The following proteins are co-located in the Sporolactobacillus pectinivorans genome:
- a CDS encoding multidrug effflux MFS transporter, which yields MKASLSDSRNEVVTEPGRRRQTWLVIILGALGAFGPLSMDMYLPSLPSLTLNLHTTTSFGQLSITACLIGLAIGQIIIGPYSDNHGRKGPLLAGLIVFTGTSFLCSMVSSIILLVILRFLQGLAGAAGLVISRAVARDLYSGTELTKFFSMLMAINGIFPILAPIMGGLILKFTSWHGVFVVLGVIGIILFLGAFFGLPETLPMERRITGGLSGTLSAMGNICRDRRFMGYAAVLGLVMGAMFCYISASSFVLQDMFGVSPIGFSLFFATNGLGIVAMSQLAGILSGRAGAKKVLRTGTLIAAAGSIALFSGLLLNPPRLIAVMLPLFFVVSMVGLVNTTAFSLAMQTQGRAAGSASAILGLGMNLVGALLSPLVGLGGSGTYFPMALLILFCDIGALLVYLIFIGRKA from the coding sequence GTGAAAGCGAGTTTATCTGATTCTAGAAATGAAGTAGTCACAGAGCCGGGTCGTCGAAGACAAACCTGGCTTGTCATTATCTTGGGCGCACTGGGGGCATTCGGACCCTTGTCGATGGATATGTATCTGCCATCACTGCCCTCCCTGACGCTTAACTTACATACGACTACGTCTTTTGGTCAGCTAAGCATTACAGCTTGCCTGATCGGGCTCGCCATCGGTCAGATTATTATCGGGCCTTACAGTGACAATCACGGGCGGAAAGGACCGCTGCTCGCCGGCCTGATTGTGTTTACCGGTACTTCATTTCTCTGCTCGATGGTCTCTTCAATCATTCTGCTGGTCATTCTCCGCTTTTTGCAGGGACTGGCCGGCGCTGCGGGACTGGTGATTTCCAGAGCTGTGGCACGTGATCTGTACTCAGGGACGGAACTTACGAAATTCTTCTCGATGCTGATGGCGATCAACGGAATTTTTCCGATACTCGCACCGATAATGGGCGGACTGATTCTTAAATTTACATCCTGGCATGGTGTTTTTGTCGTTCTTGGTGTGATCGGTATAATCCTGTTTCTTGGCGCTTTTTTCGGACTGCCTGAGACTTTGCCCATGGAAAGGAGGATTACCGGTGGACTGAGCGGGACGCTTTCCGCCATGGGCAACATATGCCGTGATCGGAGGTTTATGGGTTATGCGGCAGTTCTTGGGCTGGTTATGGGCGCGATGTTCTGTTATATTTCCGCATCGTCTTTTGTGCTGCAGGACATGTTCGGCGTTTCGCCGATTGGATTCAGCCTGTTTTTTGCGACAAACGGCCTAGGGATTGTCGCTATGTCGCAGCTGGCAGGAATTCTTTCAGGCAGGGCAGGTGCGAAGAAAGTGCTGCGCACCGGCACGCTGATCGCGGCGGCGGGCAGTATTGCGCTTTTCTCAGGATTGCTGCTCAATCCGCCACGGCTGATTGCCGTCATGCTTCCGCTGTTCTTCGTCGTCTCTATGGTTGGACTTGTCAACACCACAGCCTTTTCGCTTGCGATGCAGACGCAGGGGAGAGCGGCCGGAAGTGCATCGGCAATACTTGGATTAGGGATGAACTTAGTTGGTGCACTATTATCTCCGCTTGTCGGCCTCGGCGGTAGCGGGACCTATTTTCCAATGGCGCTTTTAATACTTTTCTGCGACATCGGGGCACTTTTGGTTTATCTTATATTTATCGGGAGAAAAGCCTGA